In the Pseudoalteromonas tunicata genome, one interval contains:
- a CDS encoding trypsin-like serine protease: MKTTTKQLNLLVAGLLATPLLYSGAAISQDFDVTPQIVGGKESQPYSRLYQVALLMNGQQGCGGTLISDRWVLTAAHCLDNASTNSLSVRVGAHSLSQNDGQTLAVSQIITHENWRGANGIRSGYDIGLLRLASPASGEYTPAKLPTQQIEQTYASIGRNVTVSGWGLTSNQGRPSDRLREVDLPVISNQSCSSELNFNLPGSVICGGGAGGVSACNGDSGGPFAIEANGQFYSIGTVSWGQGCRGATAFTRTTSYLNWIQQKTGIGTDVPTDEKPMANFSYTVNDSVVTFSSTSTDDKGIVSHYWQFGDGQQSNETNPSHSYSPGSYTAVLTVTDTAQQQTSISKTVTVNDDTTPPGCDGLNAWSASISYALGDQVSYQGNKYEAIWWSTGAIPSIYNNVWANKGTCSGGDSNQPPKASFSISKNGLSVNFSNSSTDDKAVTSSSWDFGDGTYSNANSPTHTFVAAGSYQVTLTVSDAQGLTSQTSQQVSVSSGDTGGCSGIATWDPTKIYLSGSKVQLNNKVYQANWWVQGLNPESSGQWGPWSMVGQCN, from the coding sequence ATGAAAACAACAACAAAACAGCTCAATCTATTAGTCGCAGGTCTTTTAGCAACACCCTTGCTCTATAGCGGTGCCGCAATTAGTCAAGATTTTGATGTCACGCCACAAATAGTCGGCGGCAAAGAAAGCCAACCTTATTCTCGCCTTTATCAAGTGGCGCTATTAATGAATGGTCAACAAGGTTGTGGGGGAACATTAATCAGCGACAGATGGGTATTAACAGCGGCACATTGTTTAGACAATGCCTCAACAAACTCACTTAGCGTAAGAGTGGGTGCACATAGCTTGAGCCAAAATGATGGGCAAACCCTAGCGGTGTCTCAAATTATTACTCATGAAAATTGGCGTGGAGCTAATGGTATTCGCTCAGGGTACGACATTGGTTTATTGCGCTTAGCAAGCCCTGCGAGTGGTGAGTACACCCCAGCGAAACTTCCGACTCAGCAAATAGAACAAACGTATGCCAGTATTGGCAGAAATGTTACTGTATCGGGTTGGGGGTTGACATCAAACCAAGGACGCCCGAGCGATCGCTTACGTGAAGTCGATTTACCCGTTATTTCAAATCAAAGCTGTAGTAGTGAACTCAACTTTAACCTTCCTGGCTCAGTAATTTGTGGTGGTGGAGCCGGTGGCGTATCGGCCTGTAATGGCGATAGCGGTGGCCCTTTTGCAATTGAAGCCAATGGCCAATTTTATAGCATCGGAACTGTTAGTTGGGGTCAAGGCTGTCGGGGCGCGACCGCATTTACTCGCACCACAAGCTACCTAAACTGGATCCAACAAAAAACAGGCATAGGTACAGATGTTCCTACCGACGAAAAACCAATGGCGAATTTCAGTTATACCGTTAATGATAGTGTGGTGACGTTTTCAAGTACCTCAACCGACGATAAAGGTATTGTTAGTCATTACTGGCAATTTGGCGATGGCCAACAGAGCAATGAAACCAATCCAAGCCATAGTTATTCTCCAGGTAGCTACACCGCAGTTTTAACTGTCACCGACACAGCTCAGCAACAAACTTCAATCTCCAAAACGGTTACGGTCAATGACGATACCACTCCTCCAGGGTGTGATGGACTTAATGCTTGGAGTGCCAGTATCAGTTATGCGCTGGGCGATCAAGTTAGCTATCAAGGCAATAAATATGAAGCAATTTGGTGGTCAACTGGGGCAATTCCATCGATTTATAATAATGTCTGGGCAAACAAAGGAACATGCTCAGGTGGCGATAGCAACCAGCCACCAAAAGCCAGCTTTAGTATTAGCAAAAATGGGCTGAGCGTTAATTTTAGTAATAGCTCTACAGATGACAAAGCCGTAACGTCTTCTAGCTGGGACTTCGGTGATGGCACATACTCTAATGCCAACTCACCTACGCATACATTTGTCGCGGCCGGCAGTTATCAAGTGACCTTAACGGTTTCAGATGCTCAAGGTTTAACCTCGCAAACGAGCCAACAAGTCAGTGTTTCATCAGGTGATACCGGTGGTTGTAGCGGTATTGCAACATGGGATCCGACAAAAATTTACCTAAGTGGCTCAAAAGTACAACTAAACAACAAAGTTTATCAAGCCAATTGGTGGGTGCAGGGACTAAACCCTGAAAGCTCAGGCCAATGGGGCCCGTGGTCTATGGTCGGTCAATGTAACTAA
- a CDS encoding DUF4266 domain-containing protein, whose product MKNLAKPLALLVLLTTLGGCASLGVEPWERDLLAKKEMALVDGIDASVDDHVYFSKEASSGGRSFGGGGCGCN is encoded by the coding sequence ATGAAAAATTTAGCTAAACCCTTGGCACTGCTAGTGCTGCTCACAACATTAGGTGGTTGCGCTTCGCTCGGTGTTGAGCCGTGGGAGCGGGACTTATTAGCAAAAAAAGAAATGGCTTTGGTTGATGGCATTGATGCCTCAGTTGATGACCATGTTTATTTTAGTAAAGAGGCCTCAAGTGGCGGCCGTAGTTTTGGCGGCGGAGGTTGCGGATGCAATTAA
- a CDS encoding chitinase, with protein sequence MFKLKLVSVLIGSLVSANCLAMTAQIDPDNPNGYIVSRGQINAAQDAKTPNPMYDIWAKALETRANNIVEAISPGATTNPANVQRVERVFPQSEWNFLTQMAAPEYTYTRFLQAIGKFSAFCGDYTDGRNADAICKKSIVTAFAHFSQETGGHIAKTNTSDNPNGLEEWQQALVHVREMGWSEGQPGYTTGCGQNDWQNKRWPCAQNQGYFGRGAKQLSYHFNYGMFSEVMFDGDATVLLNNPGLVADSWLNLASAIWFFLTPQAPKPAMLHVIDRTWVPSQREQDAGIGYGFGTTINVINGGIECGAQNKTKGQPVNRIRYWEGLAHFYNVPVETDEENTCWQQTPYGSLNLNGATDVLYTNWDGNWKYYADRPGGFSFECELVGFQTAYSALVPGDYGKCVTNFYGSHASWPTIRVVDEDLTPPPVETPPVGGIAPWIATKVYVKGDKASVTVNGTTTHFEAKWWTQGDAPANGGPWKQIP encoded by the coding sequence ATGTTTAAACTCAAGCTTGTTAGCGTACTTATCGGCTCTTTGGTTTCAGCCAATTGTTTAGCCATGACAGCTCAAATCGACCCTGATAATCCCAATGGTTATATTGTTTCCCGTGGCCAAATAAATGCTGCGCAAGACGCAAAAACCCCAAATCCAATGTATGACATTTGGGCCAAAGCCCTTGAAACACGTGCAAATAACATAGTTGAAGCCATTTCGCCAGGTGCAACCACAAACCCAGCTAACGTTCAGCGTGTTGAGCGTGTTTTTCCACAATCAGAGTGGAACTTTTTAACCCAAATGGCGGCGCCTGAATATACATACACTCGTTTTTTACAAGCTATTGGTAAGTTTTCGGCCTTTTGTGGTGATTATACCGATGGCCGCAACGCCGATGCCATTTGTAAAAAATCAATTGTCACCGCGTTTGCACACTTCTCGCAAGAAACCGGTGGCCACATTGCAAAAACTAATACATCCGATAATCCAAATGGCTTAGAAGAGTGGCAGCAAGCACTGGTGCATGTGCGTGAAATGGGCTGGTCTGAAGGGCAACCAGGCTACACCACTGGCTGTGGCCAAAACGATTGGCAAAATAAACGTTGGCCTTGTGCGCAAAATCAGGGTTATTTTGGCCGCGGGGCAAAACAGCTTTCGTATCATTTCAACTACGGCATGTTTTCAGAAGTCATGTTTGATGGCGATGCCACAGTGTTATTAAACAACCCGGGTCTTGTTGCCGATTCATGGCTCAATTTAGCGTCTGCAATTTGGTTTTTCTTAACCCCACAAGCGCCGAAACCGGCCATGCTCCATGTGATAGATCGCACTTGGGTGCCTTCACAACGTGAACAAGATGCAGGCATTGGTTACGGCTTTGGTACCACAATTAATGTCATTAATGGTGGCATTGAGTGTGGTGCACAAAATAAAACGAAAGGTCAACCAGTTAATCGTATTCGTTACTGGGAAGGGCTGGCACACTTTTATAATGTGCCCGTTGAAACAGATGAAGAAAACACCTGTTGGCAACAAACTCCTTATGGCAGTCTCAATTTAAATGGCGCTACCGACGTGCTTTACACCAACTGGGATGGCAACTGGAAATACTATGCCGATCGCCCAGGCGGTTTCTCATTTGAATGTGAATTAGTGGGTTTTCAAACTGCCTATTCTGCTTTAGTGCCAGGCGACTACGGAAAATGTGTCACCAACTTTTACGGCTCACACGCCAGTTGGCCAACCATTCGTGTGGTTGATGAAGATTTAACCCCACCCCCAGTTGAAACACCTCCTGTCGGGGGTATTGCACCATGGATTGCGACCAAAGTGTATGTAAAAGGTGATAAAGCCAGTGTGACAGTTAATGGCACGACTACTCACTTCGAAGCAAAATGGTGGACCCAAGGTGATGCACCAGCCAATGGCGGCCCATGGAAGCAAATCCCGTAA
- a CDS encoding FAD:protein FMN transferase yields the protein MTKRDYRINSTGDGLSITFDAMASPCEILLDSHDVTLAQKIATLACQEVWRIEDKFSRYNNHGLCAQINQSQGLSVDIDLETFQLLQFANQCYQLSDGLFDLTAGVLRRAWRFDGSDHIAKQSQIDALLPLVDWQKVSFDANSITLPSGMELDFGGIGKEYAVDRVILLIKHLTPTATLVNLGGDLAATGPRQHQQNWLVGIEHPGLDAFNNQLIVSLQQGALATSGDAKRFLLRDGIRYSHILNAKTGRPMTNAARSVTVAAPQCTQAGLLATLALLQGSDTESFLAEQTIANQPLKYWLIR from the coding sequence GTGACCAAGCGTGATTATCGAATTAATTCAACTGGAGATGGCCTAAGCATTACGTTTGATGCAATGGCAAGTCCTTGTGAAATATTACTCGATAGTCACGATGTTACTTTGGCACAAAAAATAGCCACACTTGCGTGTCAGGAAGTGTGGCGTATCGAAGATAAATTTAGTCGCTACAACAATCACGGACTCTGCGCTCAAATTAATCAAAGCCAAGGCCTATCGGTTGACATTGACCTCGAAACCTTTCAACTTTTGCAGTTTGCCAATCAATGTTACCAACTCAGTGATGGCTTATTTGACTTAACCGCAGGTGTGCTTCGCCGGGCATGGCGTTTTGATGGCAGTGACCATATTGCCAAGCAAAGCCAAATTGATGCACTACTCCCCTTAGTTGATTGGCAAAAAGTATCATTTGATGCCAACTCGATTACGCTGCCAAGTGGTATGGAGCTTGATTTTGGTGGTATTGGAAAAGAATATGCCGTCGACCGTGTCATTTTATTAATAAAACACCTCACCCCTACCGCTACGTTAGTGAATTTAGGGGGGGATTTAGCCGCCACGGGACCACGTCAGCATCAGCAAAATTGGCTAGTAGGCATTGAACACCCAGGTCTTGATGCATTTAACAATCAATTAATTGTCTCACTGCAACAAGGTGCGCTTGCCACAAGTGGTGATGCAAAACGCTTTTTATTACGCGATGGGATCCGTTATAGTCATATTTTAAATGCCAAAACTGGCAGGCCAATGACTAATGCGGCACGCTCTGTCACCGTTGCTGCACCACAATGTACCCAAGCGGGATTACTGGCTACCCTAGCCTTATTACAGGGCAGTGACACCGAATCCTTTTTAGCCGAACAAACCATAGCCAATCAACCACTTAAATATTGGCTTATTCGTTAA
- a CDS encoding DUF3570 domain-containing protein — translation MQLTQTKDTLVNQQKADNKKNIAGALALATCALLGTDVNATEQDWQFDSAFLFYGEIERVMAAEAMVNAKKEFADEQVLNVRLTLDTLTGASANGAVAQPYVQTFTRPSGKGQYQINANDTPLDNTFHDTRVQLNAQWTQPLAPNYTASAGVHLSKEYDYLSLGINGNLAIDFNQKNTTLSLGLSHFQDTFTPEGGLPKPYAAMLIGDSESPTWDQSFANTRIGDSETKTTTDFLIGLTQVINRRMLMQLNYSHSVVDGYLTDPFKVLSLVDEQGLSQAQLYENRPDQRTKQSVYWQSKYHFDNSIMDLSYRYMWDDWNIKSHTVDTRYRFLFSDNSYLEPHVRYYQQSAAEFYQPFLNQNQALPEFASADYRIGEMNAYTLGLKYGLRLSDGNDFAVRVEYYSQNPTDAGFSAPGALANQDLYPSIDALILQFSYSF, via the coding sequence ATGCAATTAACTCAAACAAAAGATACCTTAGTCAATCAGCAAAAAGCCGACAATAAAAAAAATATAGCGGGTGCACTTGCGCTTGCAACGTGTGCCCTGCTTGGCACCGATGTCAATGCAACTGAGCAAGACTGGCAATTTGACTCTGCCTTTTTATTCTATGGTGAGATCGAGCGGGTTATGGCTGCCGAAGCCATGGTTAATGCAAAAAAAGAATTTGCCGACGAGCAAGTACTTAATGTAAGACTCACACTCGATACCTTAACGGGTGCGTCAGCCAATGGGGCCGTTGCCCAGCCTTATGTACAAACATTTACGCGCCCATCAGGCAAAGGTCAGTATCAAATCAATGCCAATGATACGCCTCTTGATAATACCTTTCATGATACCCGCGTGCAGCTCAATGCGCAGTGGACACAACCGCTAGCCCCAAATTACACCGCAAGTGCTGGGGTTCATTTATCAAAAGAGTATGATTATTTATCGCTTGGGATAAACGGTAATTTAGCAATCGATTTTAACCAAAAAAATACCACCCTATCGTTAGGATTAAGTCACTTTCAAGATACCTTCACCCCAGAAGGTGGCTTACCTAAACCTTACGCAGCAATGCTAATTGGCGACAGTGAAAGCCCAACATGGGATCAGTCATTTGCAAATACCCGTATTGGTGATTCAGAAACAAAAACGACAACCGACTTTTTGATTGGCTTAACGCAAGTCATTAATCGCAGAATGTTGATGCAACTTAATTATTCTCATTCAGTTGTTGATGGCTATTTAACCGACCCATTTAAAGTGCTGAGTTTAGTCGACGAGCAAGGGTTAAGCCAAGCGCAGCTATATGAAAATAGACCCGATCAGCGCACCAAACAAAGCGTTTATTGGCAATCAAAATACCATTTTGATAACAGCATTATGGATTTATCGTACCGTTATATGTGGGACGATTGGAACATTAAGTCACATACGGTTGATACACGGTACCGCTTTTTATTTAGCGATAATAGCTACTTAGAGCCGCACGTTCGTTATTATCAACAATCGGCTGCTGAATTTTATCAACCGTTTTTAAACCAAAACCAAGCTCTGCCTGAATTTGCCAGTGCCGATTACCGCATTGGTGAAATGAACGCTTACACCTTGGGGCTAAAATACGGCCTACGCTTAAGCGACGGTAATGATTTTGCAGTGAGAGTCGAGTACTATAGCCAAAACCCAACCGATGCAGGCTTTAGTGCACCAGGTGCTTTGGCCAACCAAGACTTATACCCAAGTATCGATGCATTAATTTTGCAATTTAGTTATTCATTTTAA
- a CDS encoding GNAT family N-acetyltransferase, with product MNSNSITILEGSITHMLEIELAIPEFTAPKTANDLARKLNNRQSLLLIAYDQAKPVAYKLGYQLNENTFYSWLGAVLPEFRGQGIAKQLLLAQESWVKAQGFMAIEVKSMNRFKTMLQMLIAHDYHIISCKPAQQSTEVKIRFRKQLG from the coding sequence ATGAACAGTAACAGTATTACTATATTAGAAGGTAGCATTACACACATGCTTGAAATTGAGCTGGCTATCCCGGAGTTCACAGCGCCAAAAACAGCGAACGACCTCGCTCGAAAATTAAACAATAGGCAAAGTTTGTTATTAATTGCATATGATCAAGCAAAACCTGTAGCTTATAAATTGGGCTATCAACTTAATGAGAATACCTTTTATAGCTGGCTTGGGGCTGTATTGCCGGAATTTCGAGGTCAGGGTATTGCTAAACAATTATTATTAGCACAAGAATCATGGGTTAAAGCGCAGGGATTTATGGCAATTGAAGTTAAATCAATGAATCGCTTTAAAACCATGTTGCAAATGTTAATTGCCCATGATTATCACATTATTAGCTGTAAACCTGCGCAGCAAAGTACTGAGGTTAAAATTCGATTTCGTAAGCAATTGGGTTAA
- a CDS encoding helix-turn-helix transcriptional regulator, which produces MRKAERLFQIITLLRGRRTVITAKQIAQQLEVSERTVYRDIQALILSGMPIESEAGIGYRLQPKFDVPALMFNPDELDALLLGARMVQGFGSEQLAKSAASALNKIHSVLPEQLHRQIVQQDERLLVPNWHLKEATQYSDLIRLAIKQHLKLALIYQDEKLNLSERTVLPLGLIFWGRAWTLVAWCEKRSDYRLFRLDRITQLTTLTCTFSLHQHCSLQHYMQLQTEQCHQ; this is translated from the coding sequence ATGAGAAAAGCCGAGCGCTTATTTCAAATTATTACCTTGCTGCGTGGGCGGCGTACGGTGATTACCGCCAAACAAATTGCGCAACAACTTGAAGTTTCTGAACGTACGGTATATCGCGATATTCAAGCATTGATATTAAGTGGCATGCCGATAGAATCGGAAGCGGGTATTGGCTATCGATTGCAGCCAAAATTTGATGTGCCTGCATTAATGTTTAATCCCGATGAACTCGACGCCCTATTACTGGGCGCACGTATGGTGCAGGGTTTTGGCAGTGAACAACTGGCCAAAAGTGCAGCATCGGCATTAAATAAGATTCACAGCGTATTACCCGAGCAATTACATCGCCAAATCGTACAACAAGACGAACGTTTACTAGTACCTAATTGGCATTTAAAAGAAGCAACGCAATATTCTGATCTCATTCGTTTGGCAATAAAACAACACCTTAAACTGGCATTAATTTATCAAGATGAAAAACTCAACCTCAGCGAGCGCACCGTATTACCATTGGGATTGATTTTTTGGGGCCGCGCATGGACTTTAGTCGCTTGGTGTGAAAAACGCAGTGATTATCGCTTATTTCGTCTTGATCGCATCACGCAACTAACCACCTTAACCTGTACTTTTTCGCTCCATCAACATTGTAGTTTGCAACATTACATGCAGCTGCAAACCGAGCAATGCCATCAATAA
- a CDS encoding DUF418 domain-containing protein, with protein sequence MSAQTRVIGFDIARSLAIFGMVIVNFKIAMAAETGSAFWLGFASLFEGRASALFVILAGIGISLMSAHTRLAPTSEAITSTRIRLLKRAALLFIVGIAYTPIWPADILHFYGVYFVIATALCFSSNRTLLFASLSFIVGFFGLLLTLDYDKGWQWSTLTYTDLWTWQGMMRHLVFNGFHPVFPWCAFLLFGMWLGRQPLTQPSMQKQLAKTAFIVLVGVETGLFLMRYLAVEHLHISPEVTQQLLTSSIIPPLPQYMVSAASSAVLILMACLWFGQHCQQLWLAQWLYRTGQVSLTLYIAHVLIGMGTLEAFNLLNAQAIETALLSALIYCVSATVFSVVWLHFFKLGPCEWLFKKVAN encoded by the coding sequence ATGTCAGCTCAGACACGCGTTATTGGTTTTGATATCGCTCGTTCGCTCGCTATTTTTGGCATGGTTATTGTTAATTTCAAAATAGCAATGGCGGCAGAGACTGGTTCAGCATTTTGGTTAGGCTTTGCTAGCTTATTTGAAGGGCGCGCTTCTGCTTTATTTGTCATACTGGCCGGCATCGGGATTAGCTTAATGAGTGCCCATACCCGACTTGCACCGACTTCAGAAGCAATAACATCAACCCGCATACGCTTACTCAAACGCGCGGCGCTTTTATTTATTGTTGGTATTGCCTACACCCCGATTTGGCCTGCCGATATTTTACATTTTTACGGGGTCTATTTTGTGATTGCCACAGCCCTGTGTTTTAGCTCAAATCGCACATTACTTTTTGCGAGCCTCAGCTTTATTGTTGGTTTTTTCGGGCTACTGCTCACGCTCGATTACGACAAAGGCTGGCAGTGGAGTACCCTAACCTATACCGATTTATGGACATGGCAAGGTATGATGCGTCATTTGGTCTTTAACGGCTTTCATCCGGTATTTCCTTGGTGTGCATTTTTACTGTTTGGTATGTGGTTAGGTCGCCAGCCGCTCACCCAACCGAGCATGCAAAAACAACTAGCAAAAACAGCTTTTATTGTGCTTGTTGGTGTTGAAACTGGCCTTTTTTTAATGCGTTACCTTGCTGTTGAGCATTTACATATATCACCAGAAGTCACCCAGCAACTCCTCACCAGCAGTATTATTCCACCTTTGCCGCAATATATGGTGTCTGCTGCAAGCTCTGCGGTCTTAATTTTAATGGCATGTTTATGGTTTGGGCAGCACTGCCAACAACTTTGGTTAGCACAATGGCTGTATCGCACGGGGCAAGTATCTCTGACTTTATATATTGCCCATGTCTTGATTGGCATGGGTACGTTAGAAGCCTTTAATTTATTAAACGCTCAAGCAATAGAAACGGCCCTATTAAGTGCGCTTATTTATTGTGTTAGCGCGACCGTGTTTAGTGTCGTGTGGCTACACTTTTTCAAATTAGGGCCATGCGAATGGCTGTTTAAAAAAGTAGCGAATTAG
- a CDS encoding two-component sensor histidine kinase translates to MDNIATLTIKLSNPNLSISDKLKAICRTIKYVVPNANRVSLWAFNDSFDKIFCLMSQDNSLKFQFGQQLHKTDFAPYFNFILNDRVLNASDARNHPVTSCFTTRYFEPLNIYSLLDLIFHHNFAPVGIICCEHLDEPIEWQEQDIVALQRIASITTLFFAKEIKCVSCNEDEIIATLTNECS, encoded by the coding sequence ATGGATAATATTGCCACTTTGACTATAAAACTCAGTAACCCAAATTTATCAATCAGTGATAAATTAAAAGCCATTTGTCGCACCATCAAATACGTTGTACCCAATGCTAATCGTGTCAGTTTATGGGCGTTTAATGATTCTTTTGATAAGATTTTTTGTTTAATGAGTCAAGACAACAGCTTAAAATTTCAATTTGGCCAGCAACTTCACAAAACTGATTTTGCACCTTATTTTAATTTTATCTTAAATGATCGCGTGCTCAATGCCAGCGATGCACGTAACCATCCGGTGACATCTTGCTTTACCACTCGCTATTTTGAACCGCTGAATATTTACTCTTTACTCGATTTAATCTTTCACCATAATTTTGCCCCTGTCGGCATTATTTGTTGCGAACACCTCGATGAGCCAATTGAATGGCAAGAACAAGATATTGTTGCTTTACAACGCATTGCCAGTATTACTACGCTTTTTTTTGCTAAAGAAATAAAATGCGTCAGTTGTAACGAAGACGAAATCATCGCCACCCTCACCAATGAATGCTCCTAA
- a CDS encoding DUF4397 domain-containing protein: MKKIVRTLSLIALATTLVACNDDDDKKVEIETPPPAPVVKTYLRVLHASADAPLVNVKVNNNIVVEGADYSVGSTFFELDAASYSVAVDAILPDETATVIGPVDLDLMGNKQYSVVALGTVAKSTLEPLIISRDVTELASGNVRLQVLHGAPDVPQVDVYVTPPDVALSNENPLLSNVAYKTYSDALDVPVGDYQVRITLTGQKDVVYDSGTLALGEGTDLLVVAVPNTKTGTSPVMLLAQGKESTNVIADKNAPSHVRAIHAVADAPAVNLVVDDTITALTDVPFKAVSDYLPLSPTSHNFKVEPSAAVGTYVVDADVTLDKSVHYSVFVAGQLADNSQASWPVVDMPRRVATEAKVRIFHAAPNAPQVDLYVTSDNDISDDTAAFSNVPFKAETGYVSLKPGTYYVTATVAGTKDAAIGPVMLTFEGGKIYSAAAVESVGGGLPLSLITMDDF; the protein is encoded by the coding sequence ATGAAAAAGATAGTTAGAACTCTCAGCCTGATCGCTTTAGCAACAACGTTAGTTGCATGTAATGATGATGACGATAAAAAGGTTGAAATAGAAACACCTCCTCCCGCGCCGGTTGTTAAAACTTATTTACGGGTTTTGCATGCTTCTGCAGATGCACCTCTGGTCAATGTAAAAGTTAACAACAATATTGTGGTTGAAGGTGCCGATTACAGTGTTGGTTCAACATTTTTTGAGCTGGATGCCGCAAGCTATAGTGTGGCTGTTGATGCAATCTTGCCAGATGAAACTGCGACAGTAATAGGACCGGTCGATCTAGATTTAATGGGCAATAAGCAATACTCGGTTGTTGCGCTTGGTACGGTTGCCAAATCAACACTTGAGCCTTTGATTATCAGCCGTGATGTAACAGAGCTTGCCAGCGGTAATGTTCGATTGCAAGTGCTTCATGGTGCGCCAGATGTGCCACAAGTGGATGTTTACGTTACTCCCCCTGATGTTGCTTTAAGTAATGAAAACCCACTGCTTAGTAATGTTGCTTATAAAACCTACAGCGATGCACTTGATGTACCTGTAGGTGATTACCAAGTTCGTATTACCTTAACCGGTCAAAAAGACGTGGTTTATGATTCGGGTACTTTAGCATTAGGTGAAGGAACTGATTTATTGGTGGTTGCAGTGCCTAATACCAAAACAGGCACATCTCCGGTGATGTTGCTTGCCCAAGGTAAAGAATCGACCAATGTTATTGCTGATAAAAATGCGCCAAGTCATGTCCGAGCCATTCATGCTGTCGCAGATGCACCCGCGGTTAATTTAGTGGTGGATGATACTATTACTGCTTTGACTGATGTGCCATTTAAAGCGGTCAGTGACTATCTACCACTTAGCCCGACAAGTCATAATTTTAAAGTAGAGCCAAGTGCAGCAGTCGGTACTTATGTGGTTGATGCTGATGTTACATTAGATAAAAGTGTGCATTATTCGGTTTTTGTTGCTGGGCAATTAGCTGACAATAGCCAAGCGTCTTGGCCGGTGGTTGATATGCCAAGACGGGTTGCAACTGAAGCAAAAGTACGTATTTTTCATGCGGCCCCTAATGCACCGCAAGTTGATTTATACGTTACATCCGACAACGATATCAGCGACGATACCGCAGCCTTTAGCAATGTGCCTTTTAAAGCTGAGACTGGTTATGTTAGCTTGAAGCCTGGTACCTATTATGTAACAGCCACAGTTGCAGGTACAAAAGATGCCGCGATTGGCCCGGTAATGCTAACATTCGAAGGCGGTAAAATTTACAGTGCCGCAGCCGTTGAATCTGTGGGCGGTGGCTTACCGCTTAGCTTGATAACAATGGATGATTTTTAA
- a CDS encoding TlpA disulfide reductase family protein: MLKKIIFTTCLLLSLTYAMNSVASTNDPSEQLNTLLQEHQGKVIYLDFWASWCGPCKKSFPWMNEMQTRYAPDGFTVITVNLDKEALLANEFLATHPANFPVVYDPEGILAKQYKLVGMPSSYLIGKDGEIKRSHAGFINKQIPTYEQEIQLLLQQSVIKH, encoded by the coding sequence ATGTTAAAAAAAATAATCTTTACTACCTGTTTGTTATTAAGCCTAACGTATGCAATGAACAGTGTTGCAAGTACAAATGATCCTTCGGAGCAGCTCAATACACTGTTACAAGAGCACCAGGGCAAAGTGATATACCTCGATTTTTGGGCATCGTGGTGCGGGCCGTGTAAAAAGTCTTTTCCTTGGATGAATGAGATGCAAACTCGATATGCGCCCGATGGTTTTACCGTCATCACAGTCAATCTTGATAAAGAGGCACTGCTTGCTAATGAATTTTTAGCGACTCACCCAGCTAACTTTCCTGTTGTATACGACCCTGAGGGCATATTAGCCAAGCAGTATAAATTAGTCGGTATGCCAAGCAGCTATCTCATTGGCAAAGATGGCGAAATTAAACGTAGCCACGCTGGTTTTATCAATAAACAAATACCCACTTATGAGCAAGAAATTCAATTATTGCTGCAACAATCAGTCATTAAACACTAG